One Paenibacillus riograndensis SBR5 DNA segment encodes these proteins:
- a CDS encoding GntT/GntP/DsdX family permease, translated as MDSLFGLSHNATLLIWTLLVIVFLVMLIARFKWNPFVTLLLSALALGLLAGMEYPSLIKSITGGLGGTLGTIAIVIGLGTMLGKMMAESGGAERIADTLVDRFGEKRVHYAMMLVGFVVGIPVFFEVGLILLIPVVFMVARKTKMPLLQIGIPILAGLSTVHGLVPPHPAPMIAIGAYGANLGKTILYSMIVGLPTAIIAGPLFGKFIGKRIRVEPPRELAEQFAAKSVRELPGFGITLLTILLPVILMLMGSVADIIDPEASSAFTPFAKFIGHEIIALLIAAVFSFFSLGFARGFKKEEISRFTSECLAPTASIILIIGGGGAFKQVLIDSGVGGAIAALATQTHVNIIFFAWLIAALIRVATGSATVAMTTAAGIIAPVLAVTPGVNIELAVLATGAGSLVLSHVNDAGFWMIKEFFGMSVVQTLKSWTVMETILSVVGLTFIMILSIFV; from the coding sequence ATGGATAGTTTATTCGGACTTAGTCATAATGCGACATTGCTTATCTGGACATTGCTTGTCATTGTTTTTCTGGTTATGCTTATCGCCAGATTCAAGTGGAACCCGTTCGTCACGCTGCTTCTCTCTGCCTTGGCCCTTGGCTTGCTTGCAGGGATGGAGTACCCGTCTTTGATCAAGTCGATTACCGGCGGGCTTGGCGGAACACTGGGCACGATCGCGATTGTTATAGGCCTAGGTACGATGCTGGGAAAAATGATGGCCGAATCCGGCGGTGCGGAGCGAATTGCGGATACGCTGGTTGACCGTTTTGGAGAGAAAAGGGTCCACTACGCTATGATGCTGGTAGGTTTTGTTGTCGGAATCCCCGTATTTTTTGAAGTTGGCTTAATTCTGCTGATCCCCGTGGTCTTTATGGTGGCACGCAAAACAAAAATGCCGCTCCTGCAAATCGGAATCCCGATTCTGGCCGGCTTGTCCACCGTCCACGGCCTTGTGCCGCCGCATCCGGCGCCTATGATTGCCATTGGTGCCTACGGTGCAAATTTGGGTAAAACGATTCTGTATTCCATGATTGTAGGTCTGCCCACGGCGATTATTGCCGGACCGTTATTCGGTAAATTCATAGGCAAACGGATACGCGTGGAGCCTCCCCGGGAGCTGGCTGAGCAATTCGCCGCCAAAAGCGTCCGGGAACTTCCCGGTTTCGGGATTACTCTGTTAACGATTCTATTGCCCGTTATATTGATGCTAATGGGATCAGTTGCTGATATTATAGATCCTGAGGCCTCTAGCGCCTTTACGCCTTTTGCCAAATTTATCGGACATGAGATCATTGCACTGCTTATCGCAGCCGTTTTTTCCTTCTTCTCGCTGGGTTTTGCACGCGGCTTCAAGAAAGAAGAAATCTCCCGTTTTACAAGTGAATGTCTGGCACCGACAGCTTCCATTATTCTGATTATCGGGGGCGGCGGAGCGTTCAAGCAGGTGTTGATCGACAGCGGAGTCGGCGGAGCCATTGCGGCTTTGGCCACCCAAACCCATGTAAATATAATATTTTTCGCATGGCTGATTGCTGCCTTGATCCGAGTAGCTACCGGTTCAGCCACTGTGGCCATGACTACTGCTGCCGGCATCATCGCTCCTGTCCTTGCCGTAACCCCTGGTGTGAACATCGAATTGGCAGTGCTTGCTACGGGTGCCGGATCGCTGGTCTTATCCCATGTCAATGATGCCGGCTTCTGGATGATCAAAGAATTTTTTGGCATGTCTGTCGTACAGACCTTAAAATCATGGACGGTGATGGAAACCATTCTCTCCGTAGTGGGTCTAACCTTCATCATGATTCTCAGCATCTTTGTCTAA
- a CDS encoding GntR family transcriptional regulator has translation MHYPATWLQGASLGESIACELRLQIINEHIKPGEVLSENRIAADFGTSRSPVREALKSLSGEGLIRLERMGAVVVGLNIKDVKELYDVRYLIESFAQQRLAVNIQDALIQQLEQSIDKMKLAVKHNDYVEFALQDFSFHEAIVTEANHTRILHLWNSIRYIVMTVILITTEKGFTLGEARMNWVADKHRTVVEALRSGDPETIHKVVKEYFADSGETLIRSLP, from the coding sequence ATGCATTATCCTGCCACTTGGCTGCAAGGAGCCTCCCTTGGAGAATCGATTGCCTGTGAACTCAGGCTGCAAATTATTAATGAACACATCAAACCGGGCGAGGTGCTTTCCGAGAACCGGATTGCTGCCGATTTTGGGACCAGCCGTTCCCCTGTCAGGGAAGCGCTTAAATCCTTGTCTGGCGAGGGACTGATCCGTCTGGAAAGAATGGGAGCCGTAGTGGTGGGCCTGAATATCAAGGACGTCAAAGAGTTGTATGATGTGCGCTACCTCATCGAGAGTTTTGCCCAGCAAAGACTGGCCGTTAATATACAGGATGCCTTAATCCAGCAGCTTGAACAATCCATCGACAAGATGAAGCTGGCCGTCAAACACAATGATTATGTGGAGTTTGCGCTCCAGGACTTTTCTTTTCACGAAGCTATTGTCACAGAAGCCAATCACACCCGGATTCTTCACCTGTGGAACAGCATCCGCTACATCGTGATGACCGTCATTCTGATTACTACAGAAAAAGGCTTCACCCTCGGGGAAGCACGCATGAATTGGGTGGCAGATAAACACCGGACGGTTGTAGAGGCCCTTCGTTCAGGAGATCCTGAGACTATACACAAGGTGGTTAAGGAGTATTTCGCCGACTCTGGAGAAACGCTGATTCGCAGCCTTCCCTAA
- the gnd gene encoding phosphogluconate dehydrogenase (NAD(+)-dependent, decarboxylating), which produces MKLGMIGLGKMGYNLALNLLNHGHDLVVSDINPQRGLQLAERGALPASSLEDMVTKLEHPRILWVMVPAGEIVTGVIDTLAGLLEAGDIIIDGGNSHYKESIVRSGKLRERGIYLFDAGTSGGTEGAEHGACFMVGGDAEVFTVIEPLFRDLAVERGYLYSGESGSGHFLKMVHNGIEYGMMQSIAEGFELLEKSSFDYNYENVAQLWSNGSVIRGWLMELAQNAFAKDPKLSGIRGVMHSSGEGKWTVQTALDLETSTPVIALSLLMRYRSLEDDTFHGKVVAALRNEFGGHAVVQGEQ; this is translated from the coding sequence TTGAAATTAGGTATGATCGGACTGGGCAAGATGGGTTACAACCTGGCACTGAACCTGCTGAACCATGGGCATGATCTTGTGGTAAGCGATATCAATCCGCAAAGGGGACTGCAATTGGCCGAGCGCGGGGCGCTTCCCGCTTCATCCCTGGAGGATATGGTCACGAAGCTGGAGCATCCCCGAATTCTCTGGGTCATGGTTCCGGCCGGAGAGATCGTAACAGGAGTTATTGACACCCTTGCCGGGCTGCTTGAAGCAGGCGATATCATCATCGACGGCGGGAATTCCCATTATAAAGAATCCATCGTGCGCTCAGGGAAGCTGCGTGAACGGGGCATTTATTTGTTTGACGCCGGCACATCCGGGGGAACGGAAGGCGCGGAGCATGGTGCTTGTTTCATGGTTGGCGGTGATGCTGAAGTATTCACAGTAATTGAGCCCTTATTCCGCGATCTGGCAGTGGAGCGGGGGTATCTCTACTCGGGGGAAAGCGGCAGCGGCCATTTTCTGAAAATGGTCCACAACGGCATTGAGTACGGGATGATGCAGTCGATTGCCGAGGGCTTTGAGCTGCTGGAGAAAAGCAGTTTTGACTATAACTATGAGAATGTCGCACAATTGTGGTCAAACGGCTCTGTGATCCGCGGCTGGCTGATGGAGCTTGCGCAGAATGCTTTTGCCAAAGACCCGAAGCTCTCCGGTATACGCGGGGTGATGCACAGCTCCGGAGAAGGAAAATGGACGGTTCAAACCGCTCTTGATCTTGAAACCAGCACACCGGTTATTGCCCTATCGCTTCTGATGCGGTACCGTTCCCTGGAGGACGATACTTTCCATGGCAAAGTAGTCGCCGCCCTCCGTAATGAATTCGGCGGCCACGCCGTTGTGCAGGGGGAACAATAA
- a CDS encoding ATP phosphoribosyltransferase regulatory subunit: MSKPKGFEKPAGVRDYLPRAVTKLRKIEKDVLHCMSRWGYRQMITPTLEYYDTVGVASSTSDQKLYKLLNNRGQALVLRSEMTAPVARVVSSLLKDEPLPLRLSYHANVFRAIEEEAGREAEFFQTGVELVGDDSPEADAEVVALAISSLQAAGVKSFKIAMGHVGFLDGLFQEAVAGLPDAQEELKSHLLNRDYVAFRETLRRLELSEAQKNELDGLLRLRGGKEICGQALELSSHPLARASIEHLCKVWEVLVSYGVSQHVLIDLTMIGDFSYYTGMTFEGYASELGFPVCSGGRYDNLLQQFGRPVPSTGFSLKTNRILDGVSGVPEEEELPILIQYDAPRRKEGLAEAARLRAEGHVVVTRLAAEPGDLKTVKRLDTDTVEAEGDKYGEIYTFVSFVSEHG, from the coding sequence ATGTCCAAACCCAAGGGATTCGAGAAGCCGGCCGGCGTGCGTGACTATCTCCCGCGTGCAGTGACCAAGCTGCGCAAGATTGAGAAGGATGTGCTGCACTGCATGAGCCGCTGGGGGTACCGGCAGATGATTACGCCCACTTTGGAATACTACGACACGGTCGGCGTGGCCAGCTCCACATCGGACCAGAAGCTCTATAAATTGCTTAATAACCGCGGGCAAGCCCTGGTGCTGCGCTCCGAGATGACAGCGCCGGTGGCGCGTGTGGTTTCCTCTCTGTTAAAAGACGAGCCGCTGCCGCTCCGCTTGTCTTATCACGCCAACGTGTTCCGGGCGATTGAGGAGGAAGCGGGGCGGGAGGCGGAATTTTTTCAGACCGGGGTTGAGCTGGTCGGAGACGATTCACCGGAGGCGGATGCCGAGGTTGTGGCACTGGCAATTTCCTCGCTGCAGGCCGCCGGTGTGAAGTCCTTCAAAATCGCCATGGGGCATGTCGGCTTCCTCGACGGGCTGTTCCAAGAGGCGGTTGCCGGTCTTCCTGACGCGCAGGAGGAGCTTAAGAGCCATCTGCTGAACCGCGATTATGTGGCGTTCCGCGAGACACTGCGGCGTCTGGAGCTGTCCGAGGCGCAGAAGAATGAGCTGGACGGGCTGCTGCGGCTGCGGGGAGGCAAGGAAATCTGCGGCCAGGCGCTTGAGCTCAGCAGCCATCCGCTGGCCCGGGCCTCCATTGAGCATCTATGCAAGGTGTGGGAAGTGCTGGTGTCATACGGGGTTTCACAGCATGTGCTGATTGACCTGACGATGATCGGCGACTTCTCCTATTATACAGGCATGACCTTCGAGGGCTACGCCTCGGAGCTGGGATTTCCGGTATGCAGCGGCGGCCGTTATGACAATCTGCTGCAGCAGTTCGGACGCCCTGTTCCTTCGACGGGCTTCTCCTTGAAGACGAACCGTATTCTGGACGGTGTATCCGGTGTGCCGGAAGAGGAAGAGCTGCCGATTCTGATCCAGTATGACGCTCCAAGGCGCAAAGAAGGCCTGGCGGAGGCGGCGCGTCTGCGGGCTGAAGGGCATGTGGTAGTGACGCGGCTGGCGGCAGAGCCCGGCGATCTCAAAACGGTGAAGCGTCTGGACACGGATACGGTTGAAGCGGAGGGCGACAAGTACGGGGAGATTTATACGTTTGTGTCTTTTGTCAGCGAGCACGGCTGA
- the hisG gene encoding ATP phosphoribosyltransferase, whose translation MSQILKVAMPKGRIYNKAAELFRQAGLPIPPDGEESRKLVISLPEAGMEFILAKPVDVPTYVEYGVADIGIVGKDVLLEENRDVYELLDLGIARCRMSIIGLPNWQPGIQQRVATKYPNVASRYFREQGQQVEVVKLNGSIELAPLIGLADRIVDMVETGQTLKDNGLVEMKSIFEITSRLVANRVSYRMKNEEIQQLCDRLQAVITGPGLATGGVER comes from the coding sequence ATGTCGCAGATATTGAAGGTGGCCATGCCGAAAGGGCGGATTTACAATAAAGCGGCGGAGCTGTTCCGCCAAGCGGGACTGCCGATTCCGCCGGATGGCGAAGAGTCGCGCAAGCTGGTGATATCCTTGCCGGAAGCGGGAATGGAGTTCATCCTGGCCAAGCCGGTGGATGTACCGACTTATGTGGAATATGGAGTAGCAGATATCGGCATTGTGGGCAAGGATGTGCTGCTGGAGGAGAACCGCGACGTCTACGAGCTGCTGGATTTGGGAATCGCGCGCTGCCGGATGTCGATTATCGGCCTGCCGAACTGGCAGCCGGGCATTCAGCAGCGGGTGGCGACAAAATATCCGAATGTGGCCTCGCGTTATTTCCGCGAACAGGGGCAGCAGGTGGAGGTTGTGAAGCTGAACGGCTCCATTGAGCTTGCGCCGCTGATCGGCCTTGCCGACCGTATCGTCGATATGGTGGAGACCGGACAGACGCTGAAGGATAACGGACTGGTGGAGATGAAGAGCATCTTCGAGATTACGAGCCGGCTTGTGGCCAACCGTGTAAGCTACCGGATGAAGAATGAAGAGATTCAGCAGCTGTGCGACCGCCTGCAGGCGGTTATCACCGGACCGGGACTGGCAACAGGCGGAGTAGAGCGCTAA
- the hisD gene encoding histidinol dehydrogenase, which yields MKVQSSKEFKLQREVEYGTPEQNKAVKEIVADIKQEGDAALLRYTERFDGAALTAAGLRVTEEELQAAYGRVEESFVTAIRAAAANIRAFHARQKRNSWMDLQPDGTILGQIIRPLKRVGVYVPGGKAAYPSSVLMNVIPAQIAGVPEIVMVTPPSTGGTEGIDPYILVAAAEAGVNEIYRVGGAQAIAALAFGTASIAPVDKICGPGNIYVALAKREVYGAVDIDSIAGPSEIVVLADDTAEAAYVAADLLSQAEHDEMASAILVTPSQRLAEAVAAEVERQLRELPREAIARASVDNYGAIIVVDSLAEGISVVNRLAPEHLEIVTEDPMGLLGSIENAGAVFLGPYSSEPVGDYFAGPNHIIPTNGTARFSSPVDVDDFIKKSSLIYYSKEALLQDGATIIELARREGLEGHARAIEIRLQNEAKGGDGNGE from the coding sequence GTGAAGGTTCAATCGAGTAAGGAATTTAAGCTTCAGCGTGAAGTGGAATACGGAACGCCTGAGCAGAATAAGGCTGTGAAGGAAATCGTGGCCGATATCAAACAGGAAGGCGATGCCGCACTGCTCCGCTATACGGAGCGTTTTGACGGTGCGGCACTCACGGCTGCCGGGCTGCGTGTGACGGAGGAGGAGCTCCAGGCGGCGTATGGCCGGGTGGAGGAATCCTTCGTGACGGCGATCCGCGCCGCCGCAGCCAATATCCGGGCGTTTCATGCCCGGCAGAAACGCAATTCCTGGATGGATCTGCAGCCGGACGGCACGATCCTCGGCCAGATCATCCGCCCGCTGAAACGCGTGGGCGTCTATGTTCCCGGCGGCAAGGCGGCCTATCCGTCCTCGGTGCTGATGAACGTCATTCCGGCCCAGATCGCCGGCGTTCCGGAGATCGTGATGGTCACTCCGCCGTCGACGGGCGGCACGGAGGGCATCGATCCTTACATTCTCGTGGCCGCCGCCGAAGCCGGCGTGAACGAGATCTACCGCGTGGGCGGCGCGCAGGCGATCGCCGCACTGGCCTTCGGCACGGCGTCCATCGCGCCGGTCGATAAGATCTGCGGGCCAGGGAACATCTACGTAGCCCTGGCCAAACGCGAGGTCTACGGCGCTGTCGACATCGACAGCATCGCCGGACCGAGCGAGATCGTCGTGCTCGCCGACGATACCGCCGAGGCCGCCTACGTCGCGGCCGACCTGCTCTCGCAGGCCGAGCACGACGAAATGGCCTCGGCCATCCTGGTCACGCCATCGCAGCGCTTGGCGGAGGCAGTCGCTGCCGAAGTGGAACGGCAGCTGCGGGAGCTTCCGCGCGAGGCGATCGCCCGCGCTTCCGTAGACAACTACGGCGCGATCATCGTCGTGGACTCGCTGGCAGAGGGAATCTCCGTAGTGAACCGGCTGGCGCCGGAGCATCTGGAGATTGTTACAGAGGACCCGATGGGCCTGCTGGGCAGCATCGAGAATGCCGGAGCCGTATTCCTGGGACCGTACAGCTCGGAGCCGGTGGGGGATTATTTTGCCGGGCCGAACCATATTATTCCGACCAACGGCACAGCGCGGTTCTCGTCGCCGGTAGATGTGGATGATTTCATTAAGAAATCCAGCCTGATCTATTACAGCAAAGAAGCACTGCTGCAGGACGGGGCAACGATTATAGAACTGGCCCGGCGCGAGGGGCTGGAAGGCCATGCGCGGGCAATAGAGATCCGACTACAGAACGAAGCGAAGGGTGGAGACGGGAATGGAGAGTAA
- the hisB gene encoding imidazoleglycerol-phosphate dehydratase HisB: MESNNEAGAVRKAGLSRKTNETDIKLSLAVDGSGVSELETDVPFLNHMLDLFTKHGQFDLSVQARGDIDIDDHHTVEDIGICLGQAFREALGDKKGIKRYANVFIPMDEALAQVVIDISNRPHFEYRATYPSQQVGSFSTELVHEFLWKFALEARITLHVIVHYGSNTHHMIEAVFKALGRALDEATLIDPRVKGVPSTKGVL; the protein is encoded by the coding sequence ATGGAGAGTAATAACGAGGCTGGAGCTGTGCGCAAGGCTGGACTCAGCCGCAAAACTAACGAAACGGATATTAAGCTGTCCCTGGCCGTAGATGGCAGCGGGGTCTCGGAGCTGGAGACGGATGTGCCGTTTCTGAATCATATGCTGGATTTATTCACGAAGCACGGCCAGTTCGATCTGTCTGTGCAGGCGCGGGGCGACATCGACATTGATGACCACCACACGGTAGAAGACATTGGCATCTGTCTGGGCCAGGCATTCCGTGAAGCGCTGGGTGACAAAAAAGGCATCAAACGCTACGCCAATGTCTTCATCCCTATGGATGAGGCGCTGGCTCAAGTGGTCATCGACATCAGCAACCGGCCGCATTTTGAGTACCGGGCAACGTATCCTTCACAGCAGGTGGGCAGCTTTTCAACAGAGCTGGTGCATGAATTTCTGTGGAAGTTCGCGCTGGAAGCACGGATTACGCTGCATGTAATCGTACACTACGGCTCCAATACTCATCATATGATCGAAGCGGTATTCAAGGCGCTGGGACGGGCGCTGGATGAAGCCACACTGATTGACCCGCGCGTGAAGGGTGTGCCTTCCACGAAGGGAGTGCTGTAG
- the hisH gene encoding imidazole glycerol phosphate synthase subunit HisH — MTVAIVDYGMGNLHSVSKAVERLGYKSLVTGKAGEILAADSVILPGVGAFGDAMEHLRESGLDAVVQEAAASGQPLLGICLGMQLLFSSSEEYGTHEGLNLLPGSVVRFAPREGYKVPHMGWNKLDFLQPQSPLFTGLEAGHVYFVHSFHAIMAQQSDLLAVTDYGHPVTAIVGRENVYGMQFHPEKSGELGMKLLGNFLKLKGPRA, encoded by the coding sequence ATGACGGTTGCAATCGTCGATTACGGCATGGGCAATCTGCATAGTGTCAGCAAGGCGGTGGAACGACTCGGGTATAAAAGTCTTGTGACGGGGAAGGCCGGGGAGATTCTGGCTGCTGATAGCGTCATTCTGCCGGGAGTCGGTGCGTTTGGCGATGCGATGGAGCATCTGCGGGAGAGCGGGCTGGATGCTGTGGTCCAAGAAGCCGCGGCCTCAGGACAGCCTTTGCTGGGGATATGCCTCGGCATGCAGCTGCTGTTCAGCAGCAGCGAAGAATACGGCACTCATGAAGGCTTAAATCTTCTGCCCGGCTCGGTGGTACGTTTTGCTCCCCGTGAGGGCTACAAAGTGCCGCATATGGGCTGGAACAAGCTGGACTTTCTGCAGCCACAGAGTCCGCTGTTCACGGGGCTTGAAGCAGGGCATGTATATTTTGTCCATTCCTTCCATGCCATCATGGCACAGCAGAGCGATCTGCTTGCTGTCACAGATTACGGGCATCCGGTTACGGCTATTGTAGGCCGGGAGAATGTTTACGGCATGCAGTTTCATCCGGAGAAAAGCGGAGAGCTGGGGATGAAGCTGCTGGGCAATTTTTTGAAACTGAAGGGCCCGCGGGCGTAA
- the hisA gene encoding 1-(5-phosphoribosyl)-5-[(5-phosphoribosylamino)methylideneamino]imidazole-4-carboxamide isomerase — protein MSSFIVYPAIDIRDGKCVRLQQGDYNQETIYNDSPVSVAKSWEEQGGKFIHLVDLDGAKAGHPVNDAIIGAIAKNAGVPVQVGGGLRTLADVEKLLGLGVSRVIIGTAAINDHAFTEAVLAKYGDKVAIGIDARGGYVATHGWLNTSEVRAEDLAKELASKGAETFIYTDISRDGMMQGPNIEGILSMAATSGKTVIASGGVTSLDDLLRLSVHSGSGIGGAIVGKALYTGNIDLAEALQALDSK, from the coding sequence ATGTCTTCTTTTATCGTATATCCGGCAATTGATATCCGGGATGGAAAATGCGTCAGACTGCAGCAGGGTGACTACAATCAGGAAACCATATACAATGACAGCCCGGTGAGCGTGGCCAAATCGTGGGAAGAACAGGGCGGGAAATTTATTCATCTCGTCGATTTGGACGGGGCCAAAGCCGGACATCCGGTGAATGATGCCATCATCGGGGCGATTGCCAAAAACGCGGGCGTCCCAGTGCAGGTAGGCGGAGGGCTCCGTACGCTTGCGGATGTGGAGAAGCTGCTGGGTCTCGGCGTCAGCCGGGTCATTATCGGTACTGCGGCTATTAACGATCATGCGTTCACAGAGGCTGTGCTTGCCAAATACGGTGACAAGGTTGCGATCGGCATTGATGCCCGGGGTGGTTATGTAGCCACTCATGGCTGGCTGAACACCTCCGAGGTGCGGGCGGAGGACTTGGCCAAGGAGCTGGCCTCCAAAGGGGCTGAAACTTTCATCTACACCGACATCTCACGCGACGGTATGATGCAGGGACCCAACATCGAGGGTATCCTGTCCATGGCTGCCACCAGCGGCAAAACCGTTATTGCTTCGGGCGGTGTAACGAGTCTGGACGACCTGCTGCGTCTGAGCGTACATAGCGGCAGCGGTATCGGCGGCGCAATTGTCGGCAAAGCGCTGTACACCGGCAATATTGATCTGGCCGAAGCGCTTCAGGCACTGGACAGCAAGTAG